In Streptomyces sp. NBC_01707, a genomic segment contains:
- a CDS encoding HD-GYP domain-containing protein gives MRATPLAARAHILAAVVCATLCALPALRPGAGIAWTTVGLLTALYLACELPGRCRLLGSSVPISAGSFFPLLLAAAFLLPPAAAALVAIPGSLVGRVEHAPATARRIWRAAQLSLTVWAASCVHGLLGGGATLGGPGPERLPDFPYALLPACAAALAFSLVLTALDGSILATAERLPLRRAWSGLLPRSLGPHLVHGLAGLMMAVLWRSSYGPVSALFVLLPMYISCWIFSQYHREHAAHRATIRALVQAVDIKDTYTRGHSERVGRASVLIARELGMAEDRLEVLRFAGILHDVGKLCVPTRVLRKDGPLTPEERRVIELHPEYGHEIVRGIGFLGEARAAILHHHERLDGSGYPYGLSGREIPEFARVVAVADAFDAMTSTRSYRRGRPVPAAVEELKRCAGTQFDPQMVRALARGLDRHGWSTASTVVTADETVPVPVPRAGGGAGVGAVRRPVRPRSPDGCEPAAGRAVPGDERDVAGGRAVATDGSELASGAQSSVDRTR, from the coding sequence GTGAGAGCCACACCGTTAGCGGCGCGCGCGCACATTCTGGCCGCAGTGGTCTGTGCCACGCTCTGTGCCCTGCCCGCGTTGCGCCCCGGTGCGGGGATCGCGTGGACCACCGTCGGACTGCTCACGGCGCTCTATCTGGCCTGCGAGCTTCCGGGCCGCTGCCGCCTCCTGGGCAGTTCCGTGCCGATCAGTGCCGGATCGTTCTTCCCGCTCCTGCTCGCCGCCGCGTTCCTGCTGCCCCCCGCAGCCGCCGCGCTGGTGGCGATTCCCGGCTCGCTCGTCGGCCGGGTGGAGCACGCGCCCGCCACGGCCCGTCGCATCTGGCGGGCGGCCCAGCTCTCCCTCACCGTCTGGGCGGCGTCGTGCGTCCACGGTCTGCTCGGCGGCGGCGCCACGCTCGGCGGGCCGGGCCCCGAACGGCTGCCCGACTTCCCGTACGCGCTGCTGCCCGCCTGCGCCGCCGCGCTGGCCTTCAGCCTCGTCCTGACCGCCCTGGACGGTTCGATCCTGGCCACGGCCGAACGCCTGCCGCTTCGCCGCGCCTGGAGCGGGCTCCTGCCGCGCTCGCTCGGACCGCACCTGGTGCACGGTCTGGCCGGGCTGATGATGGCCGTGCTGTGGCGCAGCTCGTACGGACCGGTGTCCGCGCTCTTCGTCCTGCTGCCGATGTACATCTCCTGCTGGATCTTCTCCCAGTACCACCGCGAGCACGCCGCGCACCGCGCGACCATCAGGGCGCTGGTGCAGGCCGTCGACATCAAGGACACGTACACCCGCGGGCACAGCGAGCGCGTGGGGCGGGCCTCCGTGCTGATCGCCAGGGAACTCGGCATGGCGGAGGACCGCCTCGAGGTGCTCCGCTTCGCCGGCATCCTGCACGACGTCGGCAAGCTCTGCGTCCCGACCCGGGTACTGCGCAAGGACGGTCCGCTCACCCCGGAGGAGCGGCGCGTGATCGAACTGCATCCGGAGTACGGGCACGAGATCGTCCGGGGCATCGGCTTCCTGGGCGAGGCGCGTGCGGCGATCCTGCACCACCACGAGCGGCTCGACGGCAGCGGCTACCCGTACGGGCTCAGCGGGCGGGAGATCCCCGAGTTCGCGAGGGTCGTCGCGGTGGCCGACGCGTTCGACGCGATGACATCGACACGGTCGTACCGGAGAGGGAGGCCGGTGCCGGCGGCGGTGGAGGAGCTGAAGCGGTGTGCGGGCACGCAGTTCGATCCGCAGATGGTGCGGGCACTGGCGCGGGGCCTGGACCGGCACGGGTGGTCGACGGCGTCGACGGTGGTGACGGCCGACGAGACGGTGCCGGTGCCGGTGCCGAGAGCGGGCGGGGGCGCGGGGGTGGGGGCCGTCCGGAGGCCGGTTCGCCCGCGATCGCCTGACGGGTGCGAGCCGGCCGCCGGTCGTGCGGTGCCCGGTGACGAGCGCGACGTGGCCGGCGGCCGTGCGGTGGCCACGGACGGGTCCGAGCTCGCCTCCGGGGCGCAGTCGTCCGTGGACCGGACGCGGTGA
- the rsrA gene encoding mycothiol system anti-sigma-R factor, whose translation MSCGEPHETDCSEVLDHLYEFLDHEMPDSDCTKFEVHFEECSPCLEKYGLEQAVKKLVKRCCGHDDVPSDLRSKVMGRIDLIRSGQAVPDQDVVAESQLPTAATE comes from the coding sequence CTGCGGAGAGCCGCACGAGACAGACTGCTCAGAGGTCCTCGATCATCTCTACGAGTTCCTCGACCATGAGATGCCCGACAGCGACTGCACCAAGTTCGAGGTGCACTTCGAGGAGTGCTCCCCGTGCCTGGAGAAGTACGGCCTGGAGCAGGCTGTGAAGAAGCTGGTGAAGCGCTGCTGCGGTCACGACGACGTGCCGAGCGATCTGCGCTCCAAGGTGATGGGCCGGATCGACCTGATCCGCTCGGGGCAGGCCGTGCCGGATCAGGACGTGGTGGCCGAGTCCCAGCTGCCGACCGCCGCCACCGAGTGA